The proteins below come from a single Malus domestica chromosome 03, GDT2T_hap1 genomic window:
- the LOC103425300 gene encoding small ribosomal subunit protein uS5w-like → MAERPAERGRGGFGRGFGDRGGRGDRGGRGRGRRPGRREEEEKWVPVTKLGRLVKEGKIRSLEQIYLHSLPIKEHQIIDTLVTPGSLKDEVMKIMPVQKQTRAGQRTRFKAFVVVGDTNGHVGLGVKCSKEVATAIRGAIILAKLSVIPVRRGYWGNKIGKPHTVPCKVTGKCGSVTVRMVPAPRGSGIVAARVPKKVLQFAGIDDVFTSSRGSTKTLGNFVKATFDCLLKTYGFLTPEFWKETRFNSSPFQEFTDFLGKPTKPLLIEDVEKVEA, encoded by the exons ATGGCAGAGAGACCAGCTGAGAGAGGCCGCGGCGGATTCGGTCGTGGATTTGGTGACCGCGGTGGACGCGGTGACCGTGGTGGACGCGGCCGCGGACGCCGACCCGGCCGACGCGAAGAGGAAGAGAAGTGGGTCCCAGTGACGAAGCTCGGCCGCCTTGTGAAGGAGGGCAAGATCCGCAGCCTGGAGCAGATCTATCTCCACTCCCTCCCCATCAAGGAGCACCAGATCATCGACACTCTCGTCACCCCCGGCAGTCTGAAGGATGAGGTCATGAAGATTATGCCGGTCCAGAAGCAGACCCGGGCCGGTCAGCGAACCCGGTTCAAGGCCTTCGTGGTGGTCGGGGACACCAACGGGCACGTTGGGCTCGGCGTGAAGTGCAGCAAGGAGGTGGCGACTGCGATTCGCGGCGCAATTATATTGGCTAAGCTGTCTGTGATTCCGGTGAGGAGGGGTTACTGGGGTAACAAGATTGGTAAGCCCCATACAGTTCCGTGTAAGGTGACCGGGAAGTGTGGGTCTGTCACGGTGAGGATGGTGCCCGCTCCCCGTGGTTCCGGGATTGTGGCTGCCCGTGTGCCCAAGAAGGTGTTGCAGTTTGCTGGTATTGATGATGTCTTCACTTCATCCCGTGGCTCCACCAAGACCCTTGGCAATTTCGTCAAG GCCACCTTCGATTGCCTCCTGAAGACTTATGGTTTCTTGACGCCTGAGTTCTGGAAAGAGACACGCTTCAACAGTTCTCCGTTCCAGGAGTTCACCGACTTTCTGGGAAAGCCAACTAAACCCCTTCTTATCGAAGATGTTGAGAAAGTAGAAGCCTAG
- the LOC103431728 gene encoding photosystem II 5 kDa protein, chloroplastic-like translates to MASMTMTAASFLTAGSASTIAKPSTPSRRSLVVAKAAARTSEGETKKEGSSNSSGRRDLMFAAAAAVASSLAKAALADEPKRGTKEAKEKYAPVCVTMPTARICRN, encoded by the coding sequence ATGGCATCCATGACCATGACAGCCGCCTCATTCCTGACTGCAGGCTCAGCCTCAACCATCGCCAAACCTTCAACTCCCAGCCGCCGGAGCCTCGTCGTGGCCAAGGCCGCAGCCAGAACCTCAGAGGgggaaacaaagaaggaagggAGCAGCAACAGCAGTGGAAGGAGGGACTTGATGTTTGCGGCTGCGGCTGCGGTGGCCAGCTCTCTTGCCAAGGCTGCCTTGGCGGATGAGCCAAAGAGGGGGACCAAAGAAGCCAAGGAGAAGTATGCTCCTGTTTGcgtcaccatgccaactgctcGTATCTGTCGCAACTGA
- the LOC103425298 gene encoding sulfite reductase [ferredoxin], chloroplastic-like produces the protein MTTTPFGGANTAVLAEPKVQIGRYQGLRSTNSLGLTRSRHVPLSSFSSSSLIRAVATPAKPETKRSKVEIFKEQSNFIRYPLDEEILTDAPNINEAATQLIKFHGSYQQYNRDERGGRSYSFMLRTKNPCGKVSNQLYLTMDDLADQFGIGTLRLTTRQTFQLHGVLKKDLKTVMSSIIRSMGSTLGACGDLNRNVLAPPAPIQRKDYLCAQQTAENIAALLTPQSGFYYDVWVDGEKFLTAEPPEVTKVRNDNTHGTNFPDSPEPIYGTQFLPRKFKVAVTVPTDNSVDILTNDIGVVVVTDDKGEPQGFNLYVGGGMGRTHRMESTFPRLAEPLGYIPKEDILYAIKAIVVTQRENGRRDDRRYSRMKYLISSWGIEKFRSVVEQYYGKKFEPFRELPEWEFKGHLGWHKQGDGSYYCGLHVDNGRIGGVMKQALREVIEKYNLSIRLTPNQNIILCDIRSAWKRPITTVLAKAGLLHPRLVDPLNLTAMACPAFPLCPLAITEAERGIPDILKRVRAVFEKVGLKYNESLVIRITGCPNGCARPYMAELGLVGDGPNSYQIWLGGTPNQTSIAKSFMNKVKVQDLEKVFEPLFYYWKRKRQSKESFGDFTNRLGFEKLQELVNKWEGPEASPARYNLKLFADKETYEAVDELAKLQNKNAHQLAMEVIRNFVVSQKNGKSQ, from the exons ATGACGACGACGCCGTTCGGAGGTGCGAACACGGCGGTTCTGGCGGAGCCGAAGGTGCAGATTGGGAGGTACCAGGGGCTGCGCTCAACAAACTCGCTTGGCCTCACCAGAAGCCGACACGTGCCTCTCTCctccttttcttcctcttcgCTCATTCGAGCCGTCGCTACG CCGGCAAAGCCTGAGACGAAGCGGAGTAAGGTTGAGATATTCAAAGAACAGAGCAATTTCATACGATACCCtcttgatgaagagattttgacGGATGCCCCGAACATTAATGAGGCTGCTACACAACTCATTAAGTTCCATGGGAGTTATCAACAATATAACCGAGATGAACGTGGTGGAAGGTCCTACTCGTTTATGCTTCGTACCAAAAACCCTTGTGGGAAAGTGTCAAACCAACTGTACTTGACCATGGATGATCTTGCCGATCAGTTTGGAATTGGTACCCTTCGTTTGACCACAAGACAGACGTTTCAGCTCCATGGGGTTCTGAAAAAGGATCTAAAGACTGTAATGAGTAGTATCATTAGAAGCATGGGTTCAACTCTTGGCGCCTGTGGCGATCTTAACAGAAACGTTCTTGCTCCTCCTGCTCCAATACAAAGAAAGGATTATCTTTGTGCACAGCAGACTGCAGAGAACATTGCAGCATTGCTGACTCCACAGTCTGGATTTTACTATGATGTGTGGGTGGATGGAGAGAAGTTCCTGACCGCAGAACCTCCTGAAGTAACAAAGGTCCGCAATGATAATACTCATGGAACAAACTTCCCTGATTCACCCGAGCCCATTTATGGAACTCAGTTCTTGCCCAGGAAGTTTAAAGTTGCAGTTACGGTGCCAACAGACAACTCAGTGGATATTCTCACAAATGATATTGGTGTTGTGGTTGTTACTGATGATAAGGGGGAGCCTCAAGGGTTCAACCTATAT GTTGGTGGTGGTATGGGAAGGACACATAGGATGGAATCCACCTTTCCCCGTCTAGCTGAGCCATTGGGTTATATCCCTAAAGAGGATATCCTATATGCCATTAAGGCTATAGTTGTTACACAACGTGAAAATGGGAGAAGAGATGATCGGAGGTATAGTAGAATGAAATATTTGATCAGCTCATGGGGGATTGAAAAGTTCAGAAGTGTAGTGGAACAGTATTACGGAAAGAAATTTGAGCCTTTCCGTGAGTTGCCGGAGTGGGAATTCAAAGGTCACTTGGGATGGCACAAGCAG GGTGACGGCAGTTATTATTGTGGGCTTCATGTCGATAATGGTCGGATTGGGGGAGTTATGAAGCAGGCATTAAGAGAGGTTATAGAAAAGTATAATTTGAGTATAAGGCTCACACCAAACCAAAACATCATATTATGTGATATTCGCAGTGCATGGAAGCGTCCCATCACCACAGTTCTTGCAAAAGCCGGGCTGCTG CATCCTAGGCTTGTAGACCCCCTCAACTTAACTGCCATGGCATGCCCAGCCTTCCCACTATGCCCACTGGCAATTACTGAAGCTGAACGAGGTATACCTGACATTCTAAAGCGGGTTCGAGCAGTATTTGAGAAG GTTGGTCTGAAGTACAATGAATCACTAGTTATAAGGATTACCGGATGCCCTAATGGTTGTGCTAGGCCATACATGGCTGAACTTGGACTAGTTGGTGATGGTCCAAATAGCTATCAG ATCTGGCTTGGAGGAACACCCAATCAAACCTCAATCGCAAAATCCTTCATGAACAAGGTCAAGGTTCAAGACCTTGAAAAGGTTTTCGAACCTTTGTTTTATTACTGGAAACGTAAACGACAATCTAAAGAGTCATTCGGCGACTTCACAAACCGCTTG GGATTTGAAAAACTTCAAGAGTTGGTTAACAAATGGGAAGGGCCAGAGGCGTCACCAGCACGTTACAACTTGAAACTTTTTGCTGATAAGGAGACGTATGAAGCTGTGGATGAGCTTGCAAAGCTGCAGAATAAGAATGCTCACCAGTTAGCAATGGAAGTTATTCGCAATTTTGTTGTTTCCCAGAAAAATGGGAAAAGCCAATGA